A window of the Besnoitia besnoiti strain Bb-Ger1 chromosome VI, whole genome shotgun sequence genome harbors these coding sequences:
- a CDS encoding hypothetical protein (encoded by transcript BESB_067760), which produces MKRGTSGDDPLAFLAGRKKRSRPSSSSSSSSSSSSSFFPHPGSRRGSVASQRPLGSSQPTPRATDRSQASRHVSGGRSDHSRFSFSQPGPGQAGSLARAHSGSFGLQRRRRRPSEDGDSAGGGSSQASHANRNSASPFLGASLSGGGSASLSQASASSRGLLSSAATPRRAREETDRARARGPQDGAPAGGRGPPRGGVEDDGAAVAPEGAARAPRAATAEVLLEEARAPERSMEECFPVLVELPARGAAHLCNLGFHMLADDHLQRHLDSVLEWELEQSQRLPAGVANGIHQASFDRLRSLLLLLCAYKGASYVAPSLAGASRPFLSDGDSRDAEGCGFLVLPRGGGGRGRDEGGPSIFVGHQELRGATLVRREAAKGLIERLLQGGAFASRRAQAAMDIEVWPLRRSTEYLAKSQGTFGSALDSLLMFRASSLCVVPCQLLMPLPSLDLQAVEGFELDEVPTGQMLLLPAWCAQVLYRRRLADVYLPRFLTADQLKRTLSQEEKMKEELSDLPECFFDLANLLLFNPLLQPRGAAFDCAQERGLVLQLWDRRQTKISQIISRHRASDDRMAVTNIQPSETFLLSYVRFETESELLGA; this is translated from the exons ATGAAGCGCGGCACCAGCGGGGACGACCCCCTCGCGTTTCTTGCAGGGCGAAAGAAGCGCAGTcggccttcgtcttcttcctcgtcttcctcttcctcttcttcgtcgttttTTCCTCACCCAGGcagtcgccgcggcagcgtcgcgtCTCAGCGGCCGCTCGGCTCGTCGCAGCCGACACCTCGGGCCACGGATCGGAGTCAGGCGTCTCGCCACGTGTCTGGCGGGCGATCTGATCACTCGCGGTTCTCCTTCTCTCAGCCGGGCCCTGGACAAGCCGGCTcgctggcgcgggcgcacAGCGGGTCCTTTGGGctccagcgccggcgccggcgcccgagcgaggacggagacagcgcgggggggggcagcagcCAGGCGAGCCACGCGAACAGGAACTCCGCCTCACCCTTCCTCGGTGCGTCGCTCTCagggggcggcagcgccagcctctcgcaggcttccgcctcctcccgtgGGCTCCTTTCTAGCGCCGCCACTCCCCGtagggcgcgcgaggagacagaccgggcgcgggcgcggggcccGCAGGACGGCGCCCCCGCGGGGGGCAGAGGCCCCCCCCGCGGGGGCGTAGAGGACGACGgggccgcggtcgcccccgagggcgcggcgcgggcccctcgcgccgcgaccgccgaaGTCCtcctggaggaggcgcgcgccccgGAGCGCTCCATGGAGGAGTGCTTCCCCGTTCTTGTCGAGCTCCCGGCG cgaggcgcggcgcatcTCTGCAACTTGGGATTTCACATGCTCGCGGATGACCATCTTCAACGCCACCTCGACTCCGTCCTCGAG TGGGAGCTTGAGCAGTCGCAGCGTCTGCCGGCGGGCGTTGCGAACGGCATCCACCAGGCGTCGTTCGACAGGCTCCGCAGCCTGCTGCTGTTGCTCTGCGCGTACAAGGGCGCTTCGTAtgtcgcgccgtcgctcgcgggcgcctcgaggccgttcctgagcgacggcgacagccgcgacgccgaggggtGTGGCTTCCTCGTGCTGCctcggggcggcgggggacgGGGGCGGGACGAAGGCGGGCCCTCCATCTTCGTCGGGCACCAGGAACTCCGCGGAGCGAcgctcgtccgccgcgaagccgccaAAGGCCTCATCGAGAGACTCCTCcagggcggcgccttcgccagtcgccgcgcgcaagCTGCCATGGACATCGAAGTCTGGCCGCTCCGCAG GTCGACGGAGTATTTGGCTAAGAGTCAGGGCACGTTTGGCAGCGCGCTGGATTCGCTGCTGATGttccgcgcgtcgtcgctgtgcgTGGTGCCTTGCCAACTGCTGatgccgctgccgtcgctcgaCTTGCAGGCCGTTGAGGGCTTCGAGCTCGATGAAGTCCCCACGGGGCAGATGCTTCTTCTGCCGGCGTGGTGCGCGCAAGTTCTGTAccgccgcagactcgcggACGTCTACCTGCCTCGATTTCTCACTGCAG ACCAACTGAAGCGCACGCTCTCCCAGGAGGAGAAGATGAAGGAGGAACTTTCAGATCTGCCCGAATGCTTCTTCGACCTCGCGAatcttcttctcttcaaCCCGTT GCTGCAACCTCGGGGAGCCGCATTTGACTGCGCGCAGGAAAGAG GCTTGGTGCTGCAACTCTGGGACCGACGGCAAACGAAGATCTCGCAAA TCATCTCGCGGCaccgcgcgagcgacgatcGGATGGCTGTCACGAATATCCAGCCGTCAGAAACGTTCCTTCT ATCCTACGTGCGCTTCGAGACGGAGAGCGAGCTTCTGGGCGCGTGA
- a CDS encoding hypothetical protein (encoded by transcript BESB_067770), giving the protein MLTSRRDERLRSIKWIGQQGENDCGLTCAKMVLAMIRRLRTASGASPSPRDGGRGGQPPPISAPQPQSAAPSRQEAEIRRPRRAEAGISCVPGERPEEAGPPLELSAGAEDTNKDACTLPAPTSLEPPGGGLWADWLASTQQAWVAFWRRGESALRRQAGEGALPKKRSRDGVKAAGASAADVGVVQRREETVRLWQRLANGAWTVDLFLLFLHLGLGRACFLTTVCEGFNASHLQRRFYAEAEADEPQRVERQFARVKAAGGVVLNRRVSREELRAFLLTDGVVICLLHRGVLDAYLTAVRRAAPSASGAALRARARKAAAEAAASLEYEGHFVVLVGARKVSHERFLRLVCMDNTRLFYSSTATGGSSLSMPLGSEGVRSFAPSSRAASCEPNAASERLDASQKACAEASPAQPAFSGNPTTSVAAAARRMQARGEPWGAPRAKNACRPRKVANGVLELEASGPSEQGEDANGEKATRSSAAHLEGEGEEGAGADAFRGRTGAANQEEGDEVGGKRPRASKEPRCFWTCLLIDPAEPGTKEVDEEVLTLSRTAPGTDEDLLFVSTKGSIDLAAFASGPPEL; this is encoded by the exons ATGCTGACTTCTAGGAGAgacgagcgcctgcgcagcatCAAATGGATAGGCCAACAGGGCGAAAATGACTGCGGTTTGACCTGCGCAAAGATGGTCCTGGC CATGATTCGGCGCCTCAGGACGGCCTCAGGagcctctccgtctccgcgcgacggcgggcgaggcgggcagcctccgccgatctcggcgccgcagccgcagagcgcagcgccgtcgcggcaAGAAGCCGAGATtcggcgaccgcgtcgcgccgaAGCCGGGATCAGCTGCGTCCCGGGAGAGCGGCCTGAGGAGGCTGGACCGCCTCTGGAGCTGTCTGCAGGAGCAGAGGACACGAACAAGGATGCATGCACGTTGCCAGCTCCGACAAGCCTCGAGccccccggcggcggcctgtgGGCAGATTGGCTCGCCTCGACTCAGCAGGCGTGGGTGGCGTTTTGGCGGCGCGGGGAGTCGGCGCTCAGGCGCcaggcaggcgagggcgcccTGCCGAAAAAGAGATCGAGGGACGGGGTcaaggcggcaggcgcgtccgccgcagacgtCGGCGtggtgcagcgccgcgaggagaccgtGCGACTGTGGCAGCGGCTCGCGAACGGCGCCTGGACTGTCgatctctttctcctctttctccacCTCGGCCTGGGGCGTGCGTGCTTCCTCACGACCGTCTGCGAAGGGTTCAACGCCTCCCACCTTCAGCGG cgcttctacgcggaggccgaggcggacGAACCGCAGCGCGTTGAGCGCCAGTTCGCTCGCGTCAaagccgctggcggcgtcgtcCTCAACAG gcgcgtttcgcgcgaggagctgcgggcATTCCTGCTGACCGACGGCGTGGTCATCTGCTTGCTGCACAGAGGCGTTCTCGACGCCTATCTGACCGCCgtgaggcgggcggcgccctcggcgtcgggcgccgccctgcgcgcgcgagcgaggaaggcggccgcagaggctgccgcgagccTAGAGTACGAAG GTCACTTCGTCGTGCTTGTAGGCGCGCGGAAGGTCTCCcatgaacgctttttacgcctggtatgcatggataatactcgactcttctatagttcAACCGCGACTGGGGGGTCCTCGCTCTCGATGCCGCTCGGATCCGAAGGCgtccgcagcttcgcgccttcgtcccgCGCTGCCTCTTGCGAGCCCAACGCCGCATCGGAGAGGCTGGATGCAAGCCAGAaggcctgcgcggaggcctcaCCCGCGCAGCCAGCTTTTTCAGGAAATCCCACAAcgagcgtggcggcggcggctcgcaggATGCAAGCTCGAGGGGAGCCGTGGGGGGCGCCGAGAGCCAAGAACGCGTGTCGGCCGCGGAAGGTGGCGAACGGGGTACTGGAGCTGGAGGCCTCTGGGCCGTCTGAGCAGGGCGAAGATGCGAATGGAGAGAAGGCAACTCGATCTTCGGCTGCGCACttggagggggagggggaggagggggcgggcgcggacgcctttCGAGGCCGCACAGGTGCTGCGAACcaagaggagggcgacgaggttGGAGggaagcggccgcgagctTCAAAGGAGCCGCGTTGCTTCTGGACGTGCCTGCTCATCGACCCTGCGGAGCCTGGAACGAAAGAAGTCGACGAGGAAGTCCTGACACTATCCAGAACGGCGCCCG GAACCGACGAAGACCTTCTCTTTGTCTCGACAAAAGGCTCAATCGACTTGGCAGCGTTCGCTAGCGGACCGCCTGAGCTGTGA
- a CDS encoding prolyl endopeptidase (encoded by transcript BESB_067780), whose translation MTNAAPSKKPTPLAYFPARRDDTVVENHFGEDIADPYRWLEDPDSEETKAFVGAQNELSRPFYETPIRDAFLKKLQQIYDYPKYGVPFREGDRWFHWYNSGLQNQYVLYVRKSLDDENPEVFLDPNAWAEDGTAAVGERAFTDDGALMAYARSDKGSDWRRVFFMRVEDRHVFPDVLKHVKFSCLVWSPDSRGVFYNRYAAKDEDGEDDGRANAEHEFQELYYHKLGTNQKEDIRILSFPEHPKWLSEVKLSWDKRYLVCSVFESCGPKNQIWIADLDEAKMAGGADDYDFTKLKWQKIVENFEAGYEYVTNDDDKFVFLTNKDAPRYKLITVNLRNPGEASWQTLVEEKPDLLEWAVVVDGNKLLLHYMHDVASALEVRDLHTAETLGKIPLPLGTVSGVSGKRKFPHLLFSLTSFTTPSVIYRVDVAAAAKSGDWTPTVYRETKLDGVDLSELEVNQVFFNGKDDTKIPMFIVHKKGLRRDGNSPALLYGYGGFNISVTPYFSATRVVAMLTLGMVMAIANIRGGGEYGKAWYEAAIKTKKQVSYDDFQAAAEYLIDNKYTSPSRLAIQGGSNGGLLVAACMNQRPDLYGAALVHVGVLDLLRFHKFTIGHAWTSDYGNPENEEEYRAIRAISPLHNIGNARGKGKGHQYPAVLLLTGDHDDRVSPFHSLKYIAELQHSVGKSPNQTNPLLIRVETKAGHGAGKPTTKVLAEAADEYGFLATVLGLHWRDQ comes from the exons ATGACGAACGCCGCTCCTTCTAAAAAACCCACGCCGCTGGCGTACTTCCCAGCGAGAAGGGACGACACAGTCGTCGAGAACCACTTCGGCGAGGACATCGCCGACCCTTACAG ATGGCTGGAGGACcccgacagcgaggagacgaaggctTTCGTCGGTGCACAAAACGAACTCTCCCGGCCCTTCTACGAGACCCCGATCCGCGACGCGTTTCTGAAGAAGCTCCAACAGATCTACGACTATCCAAA aTATGGCGTGCCTTTCCGCGAGGGCGATCGCTGGTTCCACTGGTACAACAGCGGGCTGCAGAATCAGTACGTGCTGTACGTACGGAAGTCCCTCGACGACGAGAATCCCGAAGTCTTTCTAGATCCCAACGCATGGGCTGAAGACGGCACCGCCGCTGTCG gcgagagggcCTTCACGGATGACGGCGCCTTGATGGCctacgcgcgcagcgacaaAGGCAGCGACTGGCGCCGTGTCTTCTTCATGCGAGTTGAAGATCGCCACGTCTTTCCAGACGTTCTGAAGCATGTAAA GTTCTCTTGCCTGGTGTGGTCGCCTGACAGCCGAGGTGTCTTTTACAACCGATACGCCGCGAAAGACGAAGatggcgaagacgacggccgGGCGAACGCCGAGCATGAATTCCAGGAG CTGTACTACCACAAGCTGGGCACGAACCAGAAAGAAGATATCCGCATTCTCTCATTCCCTGAACACCCCAAGTGGCTAAGTGAAGTCAAGCTGTCTTGGGATAAGCGCTACCTCGTCTGCTCAGTCTTCGAGAGCTGCGGCCCG AAAAATCAAATCTGGATTGCGGACTTGGACGAGGCCAAAatggctggcggcgcagatgACTACGACTTCACGAAACTGAAGTGGCAGAAGATCGTCGAAAACTTTGAGGCGGGTTACGAGTATGTCACCAACGATGACGACAAGTTCGTCTTCCTCACCAACaaagacgcgccgcgctACAAGCTGATCACCGTCAACCTACGCAACCCCG GCGAGGCCTCGTGGCAGACGCTCGTCGAGGAGAAGCCCGACTTGCTGGAGTGGGCGGTAGTCGTGGACGGCAACAAGTTGCTTCTGCACTACATGCAcgacgtcgcctccgccttggAAGTCCGCGACCTCCACACCGCTGAGACGCTGGGCAAGATCCCGCTGCCCCTTGGCACCGTCTCGGGGGTCTCCGGCAAGCGCAAATTCCCCCATCTGCTCTTCTCCTTGACCTCCTTCACCACGCCCTCAGTCATCTACCGCGTGGacgtcgctgccgcggccaAAAGCGGAGACTGGACTCCCACCGTCTATAGAGAGACGAAG CTTGATGGCGTCGACTTGAGCGAGCTGGAGGTTAACCAAGTTTTCTTCAACGGCAAGGATGACACGAAGATTCCCATGTTCATCGTCCACAAAAAGGGCCTCCGGCGCGACGGGaactcgcctgcgctgctgtACGGATATGGCGG GTTTAACATCTCAGTCACGCCATACTTCAGCGCCACGCGCGTTGTCGCCATGCTGACCCTCGGCATGGTCATGGCGATTGCGAATATTCGCGGGGGAGGCGAGTATGGCAAGGCGTGGTACGAGGCCGCCATCAAGACGAAAAAGCAG GTCAGCTACGACGATTTCCAGGCAGCCGCTGAGTACCTCATCGACAACAAATACACGTCGCCTTCCCG GCTGGCCATCCAAGGCGGCTCGAACGGCgggctcctcgtcgccgcctgcatgAACCAGCGCCCTGACCTCTACGGGGCTGCGCTGGTTCACGTGGGCGTTCTTGACCTTTTGCGGTTTCACAAATTCACCATCGGGCACGCCTG GACCAGCGACTACGGCAACCCCGAGAACGAAGAGGAATACCGCGCCATTCGCGC GATTTCGCCGCTGCACAACATCGGCAACGCCCGCGGCAAGGGTAAAGGCCACCAGTACCCAGCGGTGCTTCTCCTGACGGGCGACCACGACGACCGCGTGTCGCCCTTCCACTCGCTAAAGTACATCGCGGAACTCCAG CACTCTGTCGGCAAGTCGCCGAACCAAACCAACCCGCTGCTGATTCGCGTTGAGACGAAGGCAGGCCACGGGGCGGGGAAGCCCACGACGAAG GTgctcgctgaggcggcggacgaatACGGGTTCCTGGCGACGGTGTTGGGATTGCACTGGCGAGACCAATGA
- a CDS encoding hypothetical protein (encoded by transcript BESB_067790) gives MQRSNPAAESAARDADAGVGSRGKRRRSEEGREQSQTTMRRVGKEVFQAFRGTPAAHGATFLARGAAPRTCRKDETRGVPRRKAGGRWASETRQKKSTQLQQRSQSAGRLQKVEEPERGGRVKDNGEANAAATAPKKATRQRLCGRARRPRCYSTDGIRRQGVNDTV, from the coding sequence ATGCAACGCAGCAACCCGGCAGCTGAGTCCGCAGCTCGCGATGCCGATGCTGGCGTTGGGTCGCGCGggaaaagaaggaggagcgaggaaggcagagagcAGAGCCAGACAACGATGCGGCGCGTTGGGAAGGAAGTTTTCCAAGCTTTCCGCGGAACGCCTGCAGCACACGGGGCCACATTCCTGGCGCGTggtgccgcgccgcgaacaTGCAGAAAAGACGAGACACGAGGCgtgccgaggaggaaggcaggCGGCAGATGGGCGAGCGaaacgaggcagaagaagtcCACGCAACTACAACAACGCAGCCAAAGTGCTGGACGGCTGCAAAAGGTTGAAGAGCCTGAGAGGGGCGGTCGCGTCAAGGACAACGGCGAAGCGAACGCGGCCGCGActgcgccgaagaaggcaaCACGCCAGCGACTttgcggacgcgcgcgtcgacCTCGTTGTTACTCCACAGACGGAATTCGTAGACAAGGGGTCAATGACACAGTTTAG
- a CDS encoding hypothetical protein (encoded by transcript BESB_067800): MAELSLVAKGLGESSRTSGKQQRAGKTRQRMYCASLLNKAVTLLEKFHPAAHTAETFAQECLKNETAEDAVFIEEVFYGVLVNAPFLKAAASALLRQRTTGTQKKEQWLYMVIIFLLVFKIDEIGYPLFSSFVRSCPALPMYLLLDFVFDEESLVSFARPEWLQHYDAAYVDHSLIPRLQKHAGPLAGLVQSLKTLSTAGAAVVASNAKVTPSSQGDSSSSVGRLIEGGRLSAILTDFGYSEKIDRHSASGYQNGEHQATSCPESTSQSLRTSHEPKPSTGKQKDLIFSHDSSGEKHAERVAISLPSPSLPLPLDCEEESAPAKTGASKTKKEAVSRSSQGAKTVQWHPADQFSGPARDDGCSSSPGSPQCLVGSYSEPLQETDQGKLAVSAAENGTAQKSRGDEKEDDEEDEDEDFWTKDVDGEEAFLGRKEERKRQKKGPLQAAFRQWTLSRPSTFQELVDEAEARFKEECTFRPSSRRKMPVFDKTKAPCEEYKMIKQYEIDKRDGRAFAEWQQKERKKEEEQRIKNIAAKRVVAQLARAQGIHAAALAGLHRARAVRSLREIASACERIRREQQAQEQAQLAEKARTAREMMRSLAATAKQAMEARREQVTEEKLKRTKEQARAMRFFTPYGAVRRTTLRPWSVRMVWVRQAGR; this comes from the exons ATGGCTGAACTAAGCTTGGTCGCCAAAGGTCTGGGGGAGTCCTCAAGAACTTCCGGGAAGCAGCAGAGGGCAGGCAAAACCCGCCAGCGAATGTactgcgcgtcgctgctcaaTAAAGCCGTCACTCTGCTAGAGAAATTTCATCCGGCCGCTCACACGGCTGAAACTTTTGCACAGGAATGCTTGAA AAACGAAACGGCGGAAGACGCTGTGTTCATTGAAGAAGTGTTCTACGGGGTACTAGTCAACGCGCCGTTCCTCAAAGCGGCCGCCAGTGCCTTGCTACGGCAAAGAACCACGGGGACACAGAAGAAAGAACAGTGGCTCTACATGGTAATCATCTTTCTCCTGGTTTTCAAGATTGATGAGATCGGCTACCCGCTGTTCTCTAGCTTCGTCCGG AGCTGCCCTGCGCTCCCCATGTACCTCCTGCTCGATTTCGTGTTTGACGAAGAATCCCTTGTGAGCTTCGCGCGACCAGAATGGCTACAACACTACGACGCGGCCTACGTTGATCACAGTCTCATACCGCGGCTCCAGAAACACGCGGGACCTCTGGCGGGGTTGGTGCAGTCCCTAAAGACTCTGAGTACCGCTGGAGCTGCCGTCGTTGCCTCCAACGCGAAGGTCACGCCATCCAGTCAGGGAgactcgtcttcttccgttGGCAGGCTCATCGAGGGGGGGAGACTATCAGCCATCTTGACAGATTTCGGCTACTCGGAGAAAATTGATAGGCATTCCGCATCTGGATATCAAAATGGAGAACATCAGGCCACTTCGTGTCCCGAGAGTACGTCGCAGTCTCTCCGTACTTCGCACGAGCCCAAGCCGTCGACTGGCAAACAGAAAGACCTTATTTTCTCGCATGATTCCTCTGGTGAGAAGCACGCTGAAAGAGTGGCAATCAGTTTGCCTTCCCCAAGCTTGCCGCTACCACTTGACTGCGAAGAGGAGTCAGCTCCCGCGAAGACGGGGGCTTCGAAGACAAAGAAAGAGGCAGTTTCTCGCTCCTCTCAGGGAGCAAAGACCGTCCAGTGGCATCCCGCGGATCAATTCAGCGGGCCCGCGAGGGATGATGGCTGCTCAAGCTCCCCAGGGAGCCCGCAGTGCCTCGTGGGCAGTTATTCAGAGCCGCTGCAAGAAACCGACCAAGGCAAACTCGCCGTCAGCGCTGCGGAGAACGGCACGGCACAGAAGTCGAGAGGCGATGagaaagaggacgacgaggaagacgaagacgaggacttCTGGACGAAGgacgtcgacggcgaggaggcatTTCTTGGTCGCAAGGAAGAACgaaagagacagaaaaaaggACCACTGCAGGCAG CGTTCCGGCAGTGGACCCTGAGCCGCCCGTCTACCTTCCAAGAGCTGGTTGATGAAGCGGAAGCACGATTCAAAGAAGAGTGCACTTTCAGGC CAAGCTCCAGGCGAAAGATGCCGGTCTTCGATAAGACAAAAGCTCCG TGCGAGGAGTACAAAATGATCAAGCAATACGAAATCGACAAGCGAGACGGTCGGGCGTTTGCCGAGTGGCAACAGAAGGAAcgaaagaaggaggaggagcagAGGATCAAAAATATCGCGGCAAAGCGGGTCGTAGCGCAACTTGCAAG AGCACAGGGTATCCACGCCGCAGCGTTGGCTGGCCTCCATCGCGCTCGGGCAGTGCGAAGCCTTCGCGAAATCGCCTCAGCTTGCGAGAGGATTCGACGGGAACAGCAAGCTCAGGAGCAAGCACAGCTCGCTGAAAAGGCGCGTACCGCGAGAGAAATGATGCGCTCGTTAGCTGCAACAGCAAAACAA GCAATGGAGGCAAGACGGGAACAAGTGACTGAGGAAAAGCTCAAACGGACGAAGGAGCAGGCGCGAGCCATGAG ATTCTTCACCCCGTACGGTGCAGTGCGACGAACCACATTGCGCCCCTGGTCGGTGCGCATGGTGTGGGTGAGGCAGGCTGGCCGCTGA